In a genomic window of Candidatus Coatesbacteria bacterium:
- a CDS encoding dihydropteroate synthase, whose amino-acid sequence MNTQPRVCRLDGPDDARRLMARAGVSTKGVEIMAPKLRGVTLHLAGLRFATATILKQEALVVGAEAAVHKDLVVRRTETTDVILGGSLAQLYQLCAKLRGQQFGLSALADELERVLAVRDAAPVWHLRGRRLTLDEPLVMGIVNLTADSFSGDGLADDVATAVERARAMLEAGAAIIDVGAESTRPGAEPVDAETELARLLPVVRGLVAL is encoded by the coding sequence ATGAACACTCAACCCCGCGTCTGCCGCCTGGACGGCCCCGACGACGCCCGCCGCCTGATGGCGCGGGCCGGTGTCTCCACCAAGGGCGTCGAGATCATGGCGCCCAAGCTGCGCGGTGTCACCCTGCACCTGGCCGGGCTGCGCTTCGCCACGGCGACGATCCTCAAGCAGGAGGCCCTCGTCGTCGGTGCCGAAGCCGCCGTGCACAAGGATCTGGTGGTGCGCCGGACCGAGACCACCGACGTGATCCTCGGCGGCAGCCTGGCCCAACTGTATCAGCTCTGCGCCAAGCTGCGCGGTCAACAGTTCGGCCTGAGCGCCCTGGCCGACGAGCTGGAGCGGGTCCTGGCCGTCCGGGACGCCGCGCCGGTCTGGCACCTGCGCGGTCGTCGCCTGACCCTGGACGAGCCCCTGGTGATGGGCATCGTCAACCTGACCGCGGACTCCTTCTCCGGCGACGGCCTGGCCGACGACGTCGCCACCGCCGTGGAACGCGCCCGGGCGATGCTCGAGGCCGGGGCGGCGATCATCGACGTCGGTGCCGAGAGCACCCGGCCCGGCGCCGAGCCCGTCGACGCCGAGACGGAGCTCGCACGCCTGCTGCCCGTGGTGCGCGGGCTGGTCGCCCTG
- the hflB gene encoding ATP-dependent zinc metalloprotease FtsH: MNRLVKQGVEVTEDTGSGMLWTLLISLGPVILIFVLFFFMMRRMRGSSNQAFQFGKSKARLINRAKNRTTFDDVAGCDEAKEELNEVIGFLRNPKKFQKLGGKIPHGILLVGPPGTGKTLLAKAVAGEANVPFFSISGSDFVEMFVGVGASRVRDLFNTGKRNAPCIIFVDELDAVGRQRGAGLGGGHDEREQTLNQLLIEMDGFETNESVILMAATNRPDVLDPALLRPGRFDRQVIVDMPDLDGRYEILKVHAREKPMGDDVDLKKIARSTPFFSGADLANLINESAILAARYDLSEITQEVMEEARDKVMLGPERRSRKLDEEDKRVVAYHEAGHALVAALLPDFDPVHKVTIVPRGRALGLTMPLPEKERVNYDAAYLEKRLAMLMGGRAAEELALKVGTSGAANDIEKASELARKMVTRWGMSERLGPLTFGEQSEEIFLGREISQHRDYSEKTAQLIDDEVRRIVEEAHGTATRLLEEHRETLETLARILIERETIDGEELKMLLRGEALPADDRELPSLREEYLRERDKEREERLKKDEPVAVWPGDEGETAPEPPLGYSPAHEQGDDEDD; encoded by the coding sequence ATGAACCGCCTGGTCAAACAGGGCGTCGAGGTCACCGAGGACACGGGCAGCGGCATGCTCTGGACCCTGCTGATCTCCCTGGGTCCGGTGATTCTGATCTTCGTGCTGTTCTTCTTCATGATGCGACGGATGCGCGGCAGCAGCAATCAGGCCTTCCAGTTCGGCAAGTCCAAGGCCCGGTTGATCAACCGCGCCAAGAACCGCACCACCTTCGACGACGTCGCCGGCTGCGACGAGGCCAAGGAAGAACTCAACGAGGTCATCGGCTTCCTGCGCAACCCGAAGAAGTTCCAGAAGCTGGGCGGCAAGATCCCCCACGGCATCCTCCTGGTCGGTCCCCCGGGCACGGGCAAGACCCTGCTGGCCAAGGCCGTGGCCGGCGAGGCCAACGTGCCCTTCTTCAGCATCTCGGGTTCGGACTTCGTCGAGATGTTCGTCGGCGTCGGCGCCTCCCGGGTCCGCGACCTGTTCAACACCGGCAAGCGCAACGCGCCCTGCATCATCTTCGTCGACGAGCTGGACGCCGTCGGCCGCCAGCGCGGCGCCGGGCTGGGCGGCGGTCACGACGAGCGCGAGCAGACCCTCAACCAGTTGCTGATCGAGATGGACGGCTTCGAAACCAACGAGTCGGTCATCCTGATGGCGGCCACCAACCGCCCCGACGTCCTCGATCCGGCCCTGCTGCGCCCCGGGCGCTTCGACCGCCAGGTCATCGTCGACATGCCCGACCTCGACGGCCGCTACGAGATTCTCAAGGTCCACGCCCGGGAAAAACCGATGGGCGACGACGTGGACCTGAAGAAGATCGCCCGCAGCACCCCCTTCTTCTCCGGCGCCGACCTGGCCAACCTGATCAACGAGTCCGCCATCCTGGCCGCCCGCTACGACCTGTCCGAGATCACCCAGGAGGTGATGGAGGAAGCGCGGGACAAGGTCATGCTGGGGCCGGAGCGCCGTTCGCGCAAGCTGGACGAGGAAGACAAGCGGGTGGTGGCCTACCACGAGGCCGGCCATGCCCTGGTCGCCGCCCTGCTGCCCGACTTCGATCCCGTCCACAAGGTGACCATCGTCCCCCGGGGCCGGGCCCTGGGCCTGACCATGCCCCTGCCGGAGAAGGAACGGGTCAACTACGACGCCGCCTACCTCGAGAAGCGCCTGGCCATGTTGATGGGCGGCCGCGCCGCCGAGGAGCTGGCCCTGAAGGTCGGCACCTCGGGCGCCGCCAACGATATCGAAAAGGCCAGCGAGCTGGCCCGCAAGATGGTCACCCGCTGGGGGATGAGCGAGCGCTTGGGACCGCTGACCTTCGGCGAGCAATCCGAGGAGATCTTCCTCGGCCGGGAGATCAGCCAGCACCGCGACTACTCGGAGAAGACGGCCCAGTTGATCGACGACGAGGTGCGCCGGATCGTCGAGGAGGCCCACGGCACCGCCACCCGGCTGCTGGAAGAACACCGGGAAACCCTGGAAACCCTGGCGCGGATCCTCATCGAGCGCGAGACCATCGACGGCGAGGAGCTGAAAATGTTGCTGCGCGGTGAGGCCCTCCCCGCCGACGACCGCGAGCTGCCCTCCCTGCGCGAGGAGTATCTGCGCGAGCGCGACAAGGAGCGCGAGGAGCGCCTCAAAAAGGATGAACCGGTGGCCGTCTGGCCCGGCGACGAGGGCGAAACAGCCCCGGAGCCGCCCCTGGGTTACTCCCCGGCCCACGAACAGGGCGACGACGAGGACGACTAG